The following are from one region of the Carassius auratus strain Wakin unplaced genomic scaffold, ASM336829v1 scaf_tig00216185, whole genome shotgun sequence genome:
- the LOC113097321 gene encoding uncharacterized protein LOC113097321 yields the protein MQEFGITVRGTYSQLTDEELDNLVVAIKTTSPHSGYRMMRGHLKALGHRVQWSRVFNSMNRVDSAGVLARMSQLGHVVRRSYSVQAPLSLMHLDTNHKLIRYGFVIFGGIDGYSRKVMYLGAATNNKAETALGFFLEAVEKHGVPSRVRADQGVENVDIARWMFTVQGCGRGSFISGKSVHNQRVERLWKECVDVGFKLGPQHFWCKMEFTPRRSRTLE from the exons ATGCAAGAGTTTGGTATAACAGTGAGAGGAACATACAGTCAATTGACTGATGAAGAGTTAGACAATCTTGTGGTTGCAATCAAAACAACATCACCACATTCAGGCTACAGAATGATGAGAGGACACTTGAAAGCTCTTGGTCATCGAGTCCAGTGGAGCAGAGTCTTCAACTCTATGAATAGAGTTGATTCAGCTGGAGTCCTTGCTAGAATGTCACAACTTGGACATGTTGTGAGGAGATCATATTCAGTTCAGGCCCCTCTTTCCCTCATGCATTTGGACACCAACCACAAGCTGATCAG ATATGGCTTTGTAATATTTGGGGGCATAGATGGCTACTCAAGAAAG GTCATGTATCTGGGGGCTGCAACCAACAACAAAGCAGAGACTGCACTAGGTTTCTTCCTTGAGGCAGTAGAAAAGCATGGAGTTCCTTCACG GGTAAGAGCAGACCAAGGTGTAGAAAATGTGGACATTGCAAGGTGGATGTTCACTGTTCAGGGCTGTGGCAGGGGAAGTTTCATTTCGGGGAAGAGCGTTCATAATCAAAG GGTCGAACGGCTGTGGAAAGAATGTGTGGATGTCGGTTTCAAACTTG gaccTCAACATTTTTGGTGCAAGATGGAATTTACCCCCAGGAGGAGCAG